In Primulina huaijiensis isolate GDHJ02 chromosome 16, ASM1229523v2, whole genome shotgun sequence, a single genomic region encodes these proteins:
- the LOC140962030 gene encoding V-type proton ATPase 16 kDa proteolipid subunit codes for MSSTFSGDETAPFFGFLGAAAALVFSCMGAAYGTAKSGVGVASMGVMRPELVMKSIVPVVMAGVLGIYGLIIAVIISTGINPKAKSYYLFDGYAHLSSGLSCGLAGLAAGMAIGIVGDAGVRANAQQPKLFVGMILILIFAEALALYGLIVGIILSSRAGQSRAE; via the exons ATGTCGTCGACATTCAGCGGCGATGAAACAGCGCCTTTCTTCGGTTTCCTTGGCGCCGCCGCCGCTCTAGTCTTCTCCT GTATGGGAGCGGCGTACGGAACGGCGAAGAGCGGTGTCGGTGTGGCATCTATGGGGGTGATGCGACCGGAGTTGGTGATGAAGTCTATTGTTCCGGTGGTTATGGCTGGTGTTTTGGGTATTTACGGTTTGATTATCGCTGTGATTATCAGTACTGGTATTAACCCTAAGGCCAAGTCTTACTACTTGTTTGATGGATATGCGCACCTTTCTTCTGGACTCTCTTGTGGTCTTGCTGGCCTGGCTGCTGGTATGGCCATTGGAATTGTCGGAGATGCTGGTGTCAG GGCCAACGCTCAGCAACCAAAGCTGTTTGTTGGGATGATTCTTATCCTTATTTTCGCTGAAGCCCTGGCTCTTTACGGGCTCATTGTTGGCATCATTCTTTCTTCTCGTGCTGGTCAATCTCGAGCAGAGTAA
- the LOC140960715 gene encoding aldehyde oxidase GLOX-like yields MKAPPFNLPFLLQHILFPLLLLQFHRNTLTLAAGKWDLLLPNIGLSAMHMQLLNTDRVVIFDTTNFGASNISLPNGNCRNNSKNLTLKRDCTAHSVEYDVASNAVRPLTLITDPFCSSGAVTSDGTLVQMGGFNDGDHNVRMYKPCRGSNSCDWQEINGALIQRRWYSTSHILPDGRLIIVGGRRQFSYEFFPKRSGADKAYSLPFLVQTNVPVLENNLYPFVFLNSDGNLFIFANNRAILFDYVKRAVVKNYPRIPGGDPRNYPSSGSAVLLPLKNSTGAEVLVCGGAPRGANGTFIGALNTCGRIRINDPNPSWMMETMPMGRVMGDMLLLPTGDVLIINGAGSGTAGWGSARNPVLSPVIYRPNNRVGSRFEVHNPSSRPRMYHSTAILGRDGRVLVGGNNPHVYYDFKTKLFPTDLSIEAFSPPYLDPKFAKLRPTIVSPPSQAKIRYRKTINVRFTIPSGRLNVSSVMVTMVAPSFVTHTFSMNQRLLVLSGVGSVTAVARSTYQIPVVAPGSGNLAPSGYYLLFVCHQGIPSVGIWVRIS; encoded by the coding sequence ATGAAAGCTCCCCCATTCAATCTTCCCTTCCTTCTCCAACACATTCTGTTCCCACTTCTACTGCTTCAATTCCACCGGAATACTCTCACACTCGCCGCCGGCAAATGGGACCTCCTCCTTCCCAATATCGGCTTATCCGCCATGCACATGCAACTGCTCAACACAGATCGAGTCGTCATTTTCGACACCACGAACTTTGGAGCATCAAATATCTCACTCCCAAACGGAAACTGCCGCAATAATTCAAAGAACCTCACCCTCAAGAGAGACTGCACCGCACATTCCGTTGAATACGACGTCGCTTCCAATGCCGTCCGCCCCCTAACTCTCATCACTGACCCCTTCTGCTCCTCCGGCGCCGTCACGTCTGATGGGACCCTTGTTCAGATGGGTGGATTCAATGACGGTGATCACAACGTTAGAATGTACAAACCATGCAGAGGTAGTAATTCTTGTGATTGGCAAGAGATCAACGGTGCCCTTATACAGAGAAGATGGTATTCGACCagccacattctgccggatggTCGGCTGATTATAGTTGGTGGGAGGCGGCAGTTCAGTTACGAATTTTTCCCGAAAAGATCCGGAGCTGATAAAGCTTACAGCTTGCCATTTCTGGTGCAGACGAATGTCCCAGTCCTCGAGAACAATCTATATCCGTTTGTTTTTCTCAATAGCGATGGCAACTTATTCATTTTTGCGAATAATCGAGCTATCTTGTTCGATTATGTCAAAAGGGCAGTGGTGAAAAATTACCCGCGAATCCCAGGTGGGGACCCAAGGAATTATCCTAGTTCAGGTTCTGCAGTTTTACTTCCATTGAAGAACAGTACTGGAGCCGAAGTGTTGGTGTGTGGAGGTGCACCAAGAGGAGCAAATGGTACTTTTATCGGAGCTTTGAATACGTGTGGACGGATCCGAATAAACGATCCGAATCCAAGCTGGATGATGGAGACCATGCCAATGGGTCGTGTGATGGGGGATATGTTGTTGTTACCAACCGGCGATGTGTTGATCATAAACGGAGCGGGCTCGGGTACTGCCGGGTGGGGATCCGCTCGGAACCCGGTTCTATCACCGGTAATATACCGACCAAACAATCGAGTCGGGTCAAGATTTGAGGTGCATAACCCGAGTTCCAGGCCTCGAATGTACCACTCAACAGCAATACTCGGTCGTGATGGTAGGGTTCTGGTCGGTGGCAACAATCCCCATGTTTACTACGATTTTAAAACCAAACTTTTTCCCACGGATTTAAGCATAGAAGCGTTTTCTCCTCCATATTTAGATCCCAAGTTTGCAAAATTGCGCCCCACAATAGTTTCACCACCTTCACAAGCTAAAATCCGGTACAGAAAAACGATCAATGTCAGGTTCACGATCCCTTCGGGTCGGTTAAATGTATCTTCTGTCATGGTGACAATGGTGGCACCATCATTTGTTACACATACATTTTCAATGAATCAAAGACTTCTGGTTCTTAGTGGAGTAGGAAGCGTAACAGCTGTTGCAAGATCGACATATCAGATTCCGGTCGTCGCACCCGGTTCAGGCAATCTTGCACCATCGGGATACTATCTCTTGTTTGTGTGTCATCAGGGCATCCCTAGTGTGGGTATTTGGGTCCGAATCAGCTGA
- the LOC140961073 gene encoding uncharacterized protein — protein MKEKLGKLEFALFAMRTYAVWSERLKIVHKQKSTMKVLNVDWSEASLHEFQSAQSSHLKTTCPPTTPPSPCSWIAPPFNQLCLDVDAAYKETFNQFAIDGVVRDHEGRMILSFGMTIFKPQSVALAELGAVAAGIRVVQEHNILINHINSDSLLAVQAIMCPEEDLSYVGSCAEDIRRLLEQNGIRHLFHVRRSANTVAHALASFAIFSPDPFVWKNGSFPYWLVKLVNPDFALS, from the coding sequence ATGAAGGAGAAACTGGGTAAACTGGAATTTGCATTGTTTGCTATGCGTACTTATGCTGTTTGGAGCGAGAGACTCAAGATTGTACACAAGCAAAAAAGCACTATGAAGGTTCTTAATGTTGATTGGAGTGAGGCTTCACTGCATGAATTCCAGTCTGCTCAAAGCTCACATTTGAAAACCACATGTCCGCCTACTACACCCCCTTCACCTTGCTCTTGGATAGCCCCTCCTTTCAATCAGCTTTGTCTTGATGTGGACGCAGCGTATAAGGAAACCTTTAATCAATTTGCGATTGACGGGGTGGTAAGAGATCACGAAGGCAGGATGATATTATCGTTTGGTATGACGATTTTTAAGCCTCAGTCGGTGGCCCTCGCCGAACTCGGAGCGGTTGCTGCTGGGATAAGGGTGGTGCAAGAGCATAATATTCTCATTAATCACATTAACTCGGATTCTCTTCTAGCGGTGCAAGCAATCATGTGTCCAGAGGAAGATCTGAGTTATGTTGGATCTTGTGCGGAGGATATTAGACGACTTCTTGAGCAAAATGGCATTCGACATCTCTTTCATGTTAGGCGATCTGCCAATACGGTTGCACATGCTCTAGCTTCCTTTGCTATTTTTTCTCCCGATCCTTTTGTTTGGAAGAATGGGAGTTTTCCTTATTGGTTAGTAAAACTTGTAAATCCAGACTTTGCCCTCTCTTAA